Proteins from one Streptomyces sp. NBC_00289 genomic window:
- a CDS encoding TIGR03842 family LLM class F420-dependent oxidoreductase, giving the protein MDFGLVLQTDPPASKVISLMKRAERNGFTYGWTFDSAVLWQEPFVIYSQILANTTKLTVGPMVTNPGTRTWEVTASTFATLNDMFGNRTVCGIGRGDSAMRVAGRKPNTLARISEAMKVIRALGRGDEADLGGTVIRFPWIKPDAELPVWMAAYGPKALKMTGEEADGFILQLADLYLTEYMVKAVKDAAVAAGRDPSEVKICVAAPAYVTADDSPEALAHARDQCRWFGGMVGNHVADLVSKYGEHSGAVPDELTDYIKAREGYDYSHHGRSDNPDTQFVPDEIVDRFCLIGPPEAHVEKLNALRELGVDQFAVYDMHDAQEATIDAYGATVIPAVNG; this is encoded by the coding sequence ATGGACTTCGGACTCGTCCTGCAGACCGACCCGCCGGCCTCCAAGGTCATCAGCCTGATGAAGCGGGCCGAGCGCAACGGCTTCACCTACGGCTGGACCTTCGACTCCGCCGTGCTGTGGCAGGAGCCCTTCGTGATCTACAGCCAGATCCTGGCCAACACCACGAAGCTGACGGTCGGCCCGATGGTGACCAATCCGGGCACCCGCACCTGGGAGGTCACCGCCTCCACCTTCGCCACCCTCAACGACATGTTCGGCAACCGCACCGTGTGCGGCATCGGCCGGGGCGACTCCGCGATGCGGGTCGCGGGCCGCAAGCCCAACACACTGGCCCGCATCAGCGAGGCGATGAAGGTCATCCGGGCCCTCGGCCGCGGCGACGAGGCCGACCTCGGCGGTACGGTGATCAGGTTCCCGTGGATCAAGCCGGACGCCGAACTCCCCGTCTGGATGGCCGCGTACGGGCCCAAGGCCCTGAAGATGACCGGTGAGGAGGCCGACGGGTTCATCCTCCAGCTCGCCGACCTCTATCTCACGGAGTACATGGTCAAGGCGGTGAAGGACGCGGCCGTCGCCGCCGGGCGCGACCCGTCCGAGGTGAAGATCTGCGTCGCCGCCCCCGCCTACGTCACCGCGGACGACTCGCCCGAGGCCCTCGCCCACGCGCGCGACCAGTGCCGCTGGTTCGGCGGGATGGTCGGCAACCACGTGGCCGACCTGGTCTCGAAGTACGGCGAGCACTCCGGCGCCGTCCCCGACGAACTGACCGACTACATCAAGGCCCGCGAGGGCTACGACTACTCGCACCACGGGCGCAGCGACAACCCCGACACCCAGTTCGTGCCCGACGAGATCGTCGACCGGTTCTGCCTCATCGGCCCGCCCGAGGCACACGTCGAGAAGCTCAACGCACTGCGTGAGCTGGGCGTCGACCAGTTCGCCGTCTACGACATGCACGACGCCCAGGAAGCCACCATCGACGCCTACGGCGCGACGGTGATCCCGGCCGTCAACGGCTGA
- the hydA gene encoding dihydropyrimidinase, producing MSRTVIRGGLVITASDEIHADVLIEDGRIAALAASGTRAAEAWTADRTIDATGKYVIPGGVDAHTHMELPFGGTFASDTFETGTRAAAWGGTTTIVDFAVQSVGHSLREGLDAWHAKAEGNCAIDYGFHMIVSDVNQGTLKEMDHLVEEGVTSFKQFMAYPGVFYSDDGQILRAMQRSAENGGLIMMHAENGIAIDVLVEQALARGETDPRYHGEVRKALLEAEATHRAIKLAQVAGAPLYVVHVSAQEAVAELARARDEGLNVFGETCPQYLFLSTDNLAEPDFEGAKYVCSTPLRPREHQAALWRGLRTNDLQVVSTDHCPFCFVGQKELGRGDFSKIPNGLPGVENRMDLLHQAVVDGHITRRRWIEIACATPARMFGMYPKKGTIAPGADADVVIYDPHAEQVISAETHHMNVDYSAYEGKRLTGRVETVLSRGEPVITEREYTGRAGHGVYTPRSTCQYLN from the coding sequence ATGAGCCGTACCGTCATCCGTGGTGGCCTCGTCATCACCGCGTCCGACGAGATCCACGCCGACGTCCTGATCGAGGACGGCCGGATCGCCGCCCTCGCCGCCTCCGGCACCCGGGCCGCCGAGGCGTGGACCGCCGACCGCACCATCGACGCCACCGGCAAGTACGTCATCCCGGGCGGAGTCGACGCCCACACCCACATGGAGCTGCCGTTCGGCGGCACCTTCGCCTCCGACACCTTCGAGACCGGCACCCGGGCGGCCGCCTGGGGCGGTACGACCACGATCGTCGACTTCGCGGTGCAGAGCGTCGGGCACTCCCTGCGCGAGGGCCTCGACGCCTGGCACGCCAAGGCCGAGGGCAACTGCGCGATCGACTACGGCTTCCACATGATCGTTTCCGACGTGAACCAGGGGACGCTCAAGGAGATGGACCACCTCGTCGAGGAAGGTGTCACCTCCTTCAAGCAGTTCATGGCCTACCCGGGCGTCTTCTACAGCGACGACGGCCAGATCCTGCGCGCCATGCAGCGCTCCGCCGAGAACGGCGGCCTGATCATGATGCACGCCGAGAACGGCATCGCCATCGACGTCCTGGTGGAACAGGCCCTCGCCCGCGGCGAGACCGACCCCCGCTACCACGGCGAGGTCCGCAAGGCACTCCTGGAGGCCGAGGCCACCCACCGGGCCATCAAGCTCGCCCAGGTCGCGGGCGCGCCCCTGTACGTCGTGCACGTCTCCGCGCAGGAGGCGGTCGCCGAGCTGGCCAGGGCGCGCGACGAGGGCCTGAACGTGTTCGGCGAGACCTGCCCGCAGTACCTGTTCCTGTCCACGGACAACCTCGCGGAGCCGGACTTCGAGGGCGCGAAGTACGTGTGCAGCACTCCGCTCCGGCCGCGCGAACACCAGGCGGCACTGTGGCGGGGCCTGCGCACCAACGACCTCCAGGTGGTCTCCACGGACCACTGCCCCTTCTGCTTCGTGGGCCAGAAGGAGCTCGGCCGGGGCGACTTCTCCAAGATCCCCAACGGCCTGCCGGGCGTCGAGAACCGTATGGACCTGCTCCACCAGGCCGTCGTCGACGGGCACATCACCCGTCGCCGCTGGATCGAGATCGCCTGCGCCACCCCGGCCCGCATGTTCGGCATGTACCCGAAGAAGGGCACCATCGCCCCGGGCGCCGACGCCGACGTGGTCATCTACGACCCGCACGCCGAGCAGGTCATCTCCGCCGAGACGCACCACATGAACGTCGACTACTCGGCGTACGAGGGCAAGCGCCTCACCGGCCGCGTGGAGACGGTCCTCTCGCGCGGCGAACCCGTCATCACCGAGCGGGAGTACACCGGACGCGCGGGTCACGGCGTCTACACCCCGCGCTCCACCTGTCAGTACCTCAACTAG